One segment of Drosophila ananassae strain 14024-0371.13 chromosome 3R, ASM1763931v2, whole genome shotgun sequence DNA contains the following:
- the LOC6503512 gene encoding F-actin-capping protein subunit beta encodes MSEMQMDCALDLMRRLPPQQIEKNLIDLIDLAPDLCEDLLSSVDQPLKIAKDKEHGKDYLLCDYNRDGDSYRSPWSNTYYPPLEDGQMPSERLRKLEIEANYAFDQYREMYYEGGVSSVYLWDLDHGFAAVILIKKAGDGSKMIRGCWDSIHVVEVQEKTTGRTAHYKLTSTAMLWLQTNKQGSGTMNLGGSLTRQTEQDANVSESSPHIANIGKMVEEMENKIRNTLNEIYFGKTKDIVNGLRSTQSLADQRQQAAMKQDLAAAIRQRNVKPDSN; translated from the exons ATG TCTGAGATGCAAATGGACTGTGCTTTGGATCTGATGCGTCGCCTGCCGCCCCAGCAGATCGAAAAGAATCTAATCGATCTGATCGATCTGGCGCCGGACCTGTGCGAGGACCTGCTGTCGTCGGTGGACCAGCCCCTGAAGATTGCCAAAGACAAGGAGCATGGAAAGGACTACCTGTTGTGCGACTATAATCGCGATGGGGACTCCTATCGGTCGCCGTGGTCCAACACCTACTACCCGCCGCTGGAGGACGGCCAGATGCCGTCGGAGCGGCTGAGGAAGCTGGAGATCGAGGCCAACTACGCCTTCGACCAGTACCGCGAGATGTACTACGAGGGCGGTGTGTCGTCGGTGTATTTGTGGGATCTCGATCACGGCTTCGCCGCTGTGATACTCATCAAGAAGGCTGGTGATGGCAGCAAAATGATCCGCGGCTGCTGGGACTCCATTCACGTGGTGGAGGTGCAGGAGAAGACCACCGGTCGGACGGCTCACTACAAACTCACCTCCACGGCGATGCTGTGGCTCCAGACTAACAAGCAGGGCTCTGGTACGATGAACTTGGGCGGCTCCCTGACCCGCCAGACGGAACAGGATGCGAATGTTAGCGAGTCGTCGCCGCACATTGCCAATATTGGAAAAATGGTGGAGGAGATGGAGAACAAGATACGCAACACCCTCAACGAGATATACTTTGGCAAGACCAAGGACATTGTTAATGGACTGCGCAGCACACAGTCGCTAGCCGATCAGCGCCAGCAGGCGGCCATGAAACAGGACCTGGCGGCCGCCATCCGGCAGCGCAACGTCAAGCCCGATTCGAACTGA
- the LOC6507070 gene encoding zinc finger and SCAN domain-containing protein 10 isoform X1 codes for MLSKIKIMELALNKSSSCADCCSDCTLMPCCSASACCDANCGASCGLIPPDPVRYEYQEPEENFVSIDDAKIKGLLWRIGQQQQQQKELELKRIQEEERKKREMELKRREEERRRVEEVIDLDPEDTHHPKGLIISAARSLASWNCSINRISPDIELVPRQEQRIVAEIELSDSEQEEDQKSDKDLGRNLLPPDQDESDPKNSQNQDQIITLQSEEEDQEPKKILRRRNTSSRWSAKKRRPYVNRRGRPMYECPACGKKVQSNYNLRRHMMIHTGERPFPCDLCERRFREFSDLKKHRRRHSHDPQYICMICHVGQPLVQDSTRCADCESKNLMIKPQPEDLGNKTGEEQELEDDDEEEDDMEEEDTEEMEEQLPQPVLPPTLMVTLIPATKSLPETGSSSRLPNRPPLPPSCSSANSSSSLSNDGNVSTKPRNRSRRSYPCPLCHRPFGTRHNLKRHYMIHTGEKPFSCSKCRKPFRECSTLKKHMVTHMRDRWYKCLRCPSKFRDYLEYSDHKENHLEQLRIRKSSTYESDEDEDSSVEDWLECCECQQRFTELDAYTEHLKKHDLELYGMSVDDVDEEREDVDVA; via the exons ATGCTTTCGAAG ATTAAGATCATGGAGCTGGCTTTAAATAAATCATCGTCCTGCGCCGACTGCTGCAGCGACTGCACCCTCATGCCCTGCTGCTCTGCCTCTGCCTGCTGTGACGCCAACTGCGGAGCCAGCTGTGGACTAATACCCCCCGATCCTGTGCGATATGAGTACCAGGAGCCCGAGGAGAACTTTGTGTCCATTGATGATGCGAAAATCAAGGGATTATTGTGGAGGATCggacaacaacagcagcagcagaaggagTTGGAGCTGAAGAGGATCCAAGAAGAGGAGCGAAAGAAAAGGGAAATGGAACTCAAAAGGAGAGAGGAAGAGAGGCGAAGGGTTGAGGAGGTCATAGACCTGGATCCGGAGGATACTCATCATCCTAAGGGATTAATAATCAGTGCAGCCAGGAGCCTGGCTTCTTGGAACTGTTCCATAAACAGGATATCACCGGACATTGAACTAGTTCCCAGACAGGAGCAAAGGATCGTGGCGGAAATCGAGCTGAGTGACAGTGAACAGGAGGAGGATCAAAAAAGCGACAAGGATCTAGGAAGAAATCTTCTGCCCCCAGACCAAGATGAAAGTGATCCAAAAAATAGTCAAAATCAAGATCAAATCATAACACTCCAGTCTGAGGAGGAGGATCAGGAGCCCAAGAAAATTCTTAGAAGGCGGAATACTTCCTCCAGGTGGTCAGCAAAGAAGAGACGTCCTTATGTGAACCGCAGAGGACGTCCCATGTACGAGTGTCCTGCCTGCGGCAAGAAAGTTCAGTCCAATTACAACCTGCGACGGCACATGATGATCCACACCG GTGAACGTCCTTTTCCCTGCGATTTGTGCGAGAGACGCTTCCGGGAGTTCAGTGACTTAAAAAAGCATCGTCGAAGGCACTCCCACGATCCCCAGTACATCTGTATGATCTGCCATGTGGGGCAGCCTTTGGTGCAGGACTCCACCAGGTGTGCGGATTGTGAGAGCAAGAATCTGATGATCAAGCCCCAGCCAGAGGATTTGGGAAATAAAACGGGAGAGGAGCAGGAACTGGAAGATgatgacgaggaggaggatgacATGGAGGAAGAGGACACGGAGGAGATGGAGGAACAGCTCCCCCAACCTGTATTACCACCAACTTTGATGGTCACTTTAATTCCGGCCACGAAATCCCTGCCAGAAACAGGTTCCTCTTCCAGGCTACCGAATCGACCACCACTTCCACCCAGTTGCAGCAGTGCCAATTCCTCATCATCGTTGAGCAATGATGGGAATGTATCGACCAAGCCGAGGAATCGGAGCCGCCGATCCTATCCATGCCCGCTGTGCCATCGTCCGTTTGGAACCCGCCACAATCTCAAACGCCATTATATGATCCATACGGGCGAGAAGCCCTTCAGTTGCTCCAAATGCCGAAAGCCATTCAGGGAGTGCTCCACTCTCAAGAAACACATGGTCACCCACATGCGTGATCGGTGGTACAAGTGCCTTCGGTGTCCTTCGAAGTTTCGCGACTACCTCGAGTACTCGGATCACAAAGAAAACCACCTGGAGCAGCTGAGGATCAGGAAATCCTCAACCTACGAGAGTGATGAGGACGAGGACAGTTCGGTGGAGGATTGGCTGGAGTGCTGCGAGTGCCAGCAGAGATTTACGGAATTGGATGCCTATACGGAGCATTTGAAGAAGCATGATTTGGAGCTATATGGAATGAGTGTGGATGACGTTGATGAGGAGCGGGAGGATGTGGATGTTGCCTAG
- the LOC6507070 gene encoding zinc finger and SCAN domain-containing protein 10 isoform X2 yields the protein MELALNKSSSCADCCSDCTLMPCCSASACCDANCGASCGLIPPDPVRYEYQEPEENFVSIDDAKIKGLLWRIGQQQQQQKELELKRIQEEERKKREMELKRREEERRRVEEVIDLDPEDTHHPKGLIISAARSLASWNCSINRISPDIELVPRQEQRIVAEIELSDSEQEEDQKSDKDLGRNLLPPDQDESDPKNSQNQDQIITLQSEEEDQEPKKILRRRNTSSRWSAKKRRPYVNRRGRPMYECPACGKKVQSNYNLRRHMMIHTGERPFPCDLCERRFREFSDLKKHRRRHSHDPQYICMICHVGQPLVQDSTRCADCESKNLMIKPQPEDLGNKTGEEQELEDDDEEEDDMEEEDTEEMEEQLPQPVLPPTLMVTLIPATKSLPETGSSSRLPNRPPLPPSCSSANSSSSLSNDGNVSTKPRNRSRRSYPCPLCHRPFGTRHNLKRHYMIHTGEKPFSCSKCRKPFRECSTLKKHMVTHMRDRWYKCLRCPSKFRDYLEYSDHKENHLEQLRIRKSSTYESDEDEDSSVEDWLECCECQQRFTELDAYTEHLKKHDLELYGMSVDDVDEEREDVDVA from the exons ATGGAGCTGGCTTTAAATAAATCATCGTCCTGCGCCGACTGCTGCAGCGACTGCACCCTCATGCCCTGCTGCTCTGCCTCTGCCTGCTGTGACGCCAACTGCGGAGCCAGCTGTGGACTAATACCCCCCGATCCTGTGCGATATGAGTACCAGGAGCCCGAGGAGAACTTTGTGTCCATTGATGATGCGAAAATCAAGGGATTATTGTGGAGGATCggacaacaacagcagcagcagaaggagTTGGAGCTGAAGAGGATCCAAGAAGAGGAGCGAAAGAAAAGGGAAATGGAACTCAAAAGGAGAGAGGAAGAGAGGCGAAGGGTTGAGGAGGTCATAGACCTGGATCCGGAGGATACTCATCATCCTAAGGGATTAATAATCAGTGCAGCCAGGAGCCTGGCTTCTTGGAACTGTTCCATAAACAGGATATCACCGGACATTGAACTAGTTCCCAGACAGGAGCAAAGGATCGTGGCGGAAATCGAGCTGAGTGACAGTGAACAGGAGGAGGATCAAAAAAGCGACAAGGATCTAGGAAGAAATCTTCTGCCCCCAGACCAAGATGAAAGTGATCCAAAAAATAGTCAAAATCAAGATCAAATCATAACACTCCAGTCTGAGGAGGAGGATCAGGAGCCCAAGAAAATTCTTAGAAGGCGGAATACTTCCTCCAGGTGGTCAGCAAAGAAGAGACGTCCTTATGTGAACCGCAGAGGACGTCCCATGTACGAGTGTCCTGCCTGCGGCAAGAAAGTTCAGTCCAATTACAACCTGCGACGGCACATGATGATCCACACCG GTGAACGTCCTTTTCCCTGCGATTTGTGCGAGAGACGCTTCCGGGAGTTCAGTGACTTAAAAAAGCATCGTCGAAGGCACTCCCACGATCCCCAGTACATCTGTATGATCTGCCATGTGGGGCAGCCTTTGGTGCAGGACTCCACCAGGTGTGCGGATTGTGAGAGCAAGAATCTGATGATCAAGCCCCAGCCAGAGGATTTGGGAAATAAAACGGGAGAGGAGCAGGAACTGGAAGATgatgacgaggaggaggatgacATGGAGGAAGAGGACACGGAGGAGATGGAGGAACAGCTCCCCCAACCTGTATTACCACCAACTTTGATGGTCACTTTAATTCCGGCCACGAAATCCCTGCCAGAAACAGGTTCCTCTTCCAGGCTACCGAATCGACCACCACTTCCACCCAGTTGCAGCAGTGCCAATTCCTCATCATCGTTGAGCAATGATGGGAATGTATCGACCAAGCCGAGGAATCGGAGCCGCCGATCCTATCCATGCCCGCTGTGCCATCGTCCGTTTGGAACCCGCCACAATCTCAAACGCCATTATATGATCCATACGGGCGAGAAGCCCTTCAGTTGCTCCAAATGCCGAAAGCCATTCAGGGAGTGCTCCACTCTCAAGAAACACATGGTCACCCACATGCGTGATCGGTGGTACAAGTGCCTTCGGTGTCCTTCGAAGTTTCGCGACTACCTCGAGTACTCGGATCACAAAGAAAACCACCTGGAGCAGCTGAGGATCAGGAAATCCTCAACCTACGAGAGTGATGAGGACGAGGACAGTTCGGTGGAGGATTGGCTGGAGTGCTGCGAGTGCCAGCAGAGATTTACGGAATTGGATGCCTATACGGAGCATTTGAAGAAGCATGATTTGGAGCTATATGGAATGAGTGTGGATGACGTTGATGAGGAGCGGGAGGATGTGGATGTTGCCTAG
- the LOC6507061 gene encoding flocculation protein FLO11, giving the protein METETKASGDEKQQEKSLAEPMDTLDPPPPTASSKTLKRCLSVPIIRTPPGSKSGKTPMTTRAAAAAAAAAKEHEQTPKKNQQQQQPQSTEYSQFFGKNIHIRSQPNSREVSPAPVFNIFTPRARRYSASYSPLTTGANGATLCLTPRVSQLRQEECADLNSREVNHEREVHREIQISQSWEDLTLVAENWSCKSDEFSNPLQVTLPPTGSTSCSSPSPTSNRAGMRLPYSPSPTRRTFATRRSMSPIPMRPSQLGPVKRKFELDDNPAQGSNWSVYSPPPLKKIFTESRGSSPVCQSPSSVCPSPDSGTYDGRITPKLFISKLCTNNAVSGSGSGGTNNNSSSSGCPSPVSASPGGVGSGPNLEAAMCLVSGGSQSQSIDEGISIPESEINSSSCRSRTSSIVSTASSNAQVLANDLADDATLMDDAKSETSSIGGCSTISIESSSCDSGAKTAATFLNRLVVDSDGGGSPLAQKSFYINKQGLSGAKKFIVNHERTGSSSKDVQQKL; this is encoded by the exons ATGGAAACGGAGACGAAAGCCAGTGGCGATGAGAAACAGCAGGAAAAGTCCCTGGCCGAGCCAATGGATACGTTGGATCCACCGCCGCCCACCGCCAGCTCAAAGACCCTGAAACGTTGCCTCAGTGTGCCCATCATAAGGACACCACCCGGATCCAAGTCCGGTAAAACACCGATGACCACACGGGCGGCAGCAGCTGCTGCAGCGGCGGCCAAGGAGCACGAGCAGACCCCGAAGAAGaaccaacaacagcagcagccacaatCTACAGAATATTCCCAGTTCTTCGGGAAGAATATACACATAAGATCGCAACCAAACTCCAGGGAGGTCTCTCCAGCTCcggtttttaatatttttacacCGCGAGCTCGTCGGTATTCGGCCAGTTACAGTCCTCTGACCACCGGCGCCAATGGAGCCACTCTGTGCTTGACCCCACGGGTCTCCCAGCTCAGGCAGGAGGAGTGCGCCGACTTGAACAGTCGCGAGGTGAATCACGAGCGGGAGGTGCACCGGGAAATTCAAATATCACAGAGTTGGGAGGACCTAACACTGGTGGCCGAGAACTGGTCCTGCAAATCGGATGAGTTCTCGAATCCCCTGCAAGTCACCCTGCCCCCCACTGGCAGTACTAGCTGCTCCAGTCCAAGCCCGACCAGCAATCGGGCAGGAATGAGACTGCCCTACTCGCCTTCGCCAACGCGGCGTACCTTCGCCACCCGGAGATCCATGTCGCCAATACCCATGAGACCATCACAACTGGGTCCGGTGAAAAGAAAGTTCGAGCTGGACGACAATCCTGCCCAGGGCAGCAATTGGAGTGTGTACTCGCCGCCGCCGCTGAAAAAGATTTTCACGGAAAG CCGTGGTTCCTCGCCCGTTTGCCAATCGCCCTCGTCGGTGTGCCCCAGCCCGGATTCCGGAACCTATGATGGACGCATCACACCCAAACTGTTCATCTCGAAGCTCTGCACCAACAATGCTGTGAGTGGATCCGGCAGTGGtggcaccaacaacaacagcagcagctccgGCTGCCCCTCACCAGTCTCCGCTTCACCTGGGGGAGTCGGTAGTGGCCCCAATCTGGAGGCAGCCATGTGCCTCGTTTCGGGTGGGAGTCAGAGCCAGAGCATCGACGAAGGCATCTCCATACCCGAATCGGAGATCAACTCATCCTCCTGCCGTAGCCGCACCTCCTCCATCGTATCCACCGCATCCTCCAACGCTCAGGTGCTGGCCAATGACCTGGCCGATGACGCCACACTGATGGACGATGCCAAGAGCGAGACGTCATCGATCGGTGGCTGTTCCACCATCAGCATAGAGTCCTCATCCTGCGACAGTGGTGCCAAGACGGCCGCTACCTTTCTCAATCGGCTGGTGGTGGACTCGGATGGCGGTGGGTCGCCCTTAGCCCAGAAGAGCTTCTACATCAACAAACAGGGATTATCGGGGGCCAAGAAGTTCATCGTCAATCACGAGAGAACGGGGTCCTCCAGCAAGGATGTTCAACAAAAGCTTTAA
- the LOC6507050 gene encoding ubiquitin-conjugating enzyme E2Q-like protein CG4502, protein MSSRSKERVVTAFRKIFHKSSNNNNNNNNNHNHNNNNNNNNNNDKVDGGGVATGSNPNLNNNHEGAAAGPASTSAMVGGGGAMGGAPAPSGSSKNAAVVRMAAADPPVWDSPGKRRRQDHKVAPTAGRQLVAAPDQSIRSRRLMKEYREMERLQTKNDAVFTVELVNDSLFEWHVRLHVIDPDSPLARDMQELGVPAILLHLSFPDNFPFAPPFMRVVEPRIEKGYVMEGGAICMELLTPRGWASAYTVEAVIMQFAASVVKGQGRIMRKPKSTKEFSRRTAEESFRSLVKTHEKYGWVTPALADG, encoded by the exons ATGTCATCCCGTTCCAAGGAGAGAGTCGTCACTGCATTCCGCAAGATCTTCCACAAGtccagtaacaacaacaacaataacaacaacaaccacaaccacaataacaataacaataataataacaacaatgaCAAAGTGGACGGTGGAGGAGTAGCCACTGGAAGTAATCCGAATCTAAATAATAACCAtgaaggagcagcagcagggcCAGCCTCCACTTCCGCGAtggttggtggtggtggagccATGGGTGGTGCACCAGCGCCATCCGGATCATCCAAGAATGCAGCCGTAGTCCGGATGGCAGCAGCTGATCCGCCCGTTTGGGACTCACCAGGCAAGCGGCGACGTCAAGATCACAA AGTGGCGCCCACGGCGGGACGCCAGTTGGTGGCGGCACCGGATCAGTCCATCAGATCCCGCCGCCTCATGAAGGAGTACCGCGAAATGGAGCGACTGCAGACCAAAAATGATGCAGTTTTCACA GTGGAACTTGTGAACGACAGTCTATTTGAGTGGCACGTGCGATTGCATGTCATCGATCCGGATTCCCCGCTGGCCAGGGATATGCAGGAGCTGGGCGTTCCTGCCATCCTGTTGCACTTGAGCTTCCCCGATAACTTTCCGTTTGCACCGCCCTTTATGCGGGTGGTGGAGCCGCGCATCGAGAAGGGCTATGTGATGGAAGGTGGTGCTATATGCATGGAGCTATTAACGCCAcgcggatgggccagcgcctACACTGTCGAGGCTGTTATCATGCAGTTTGCCGCCAGCGTTGTCAAAGGTCAAGGTCGAATAATGCGCAAACCAAAAAGTACAAAAGAGTTTAGTCG GCGCACAGCAGAGGAGTCTTTCCGATCGCTAGTGAAGACGCATGAGAAGTACGGTTGGGTTACGCCAGCCCTGGCCGATGGTTAA